One genomic window of Monodelphis domestica isolate mMonDom1 chromosome 1, mMonDom1.pri, whole genome shotgun sequence includes the following:
- the KIAA0513 gene encoding uncharacterized protein KIAA0513 homolog, with protein sequence METPDVAVASLIDFDSEPSTLAPSESSPSKPRDESSSLGDGASESDTTESADSENDMGESPTHPTWDHYHRSSSNESFSSNQSTESAKDEEAMGLREFMRNYVEKIFSGGEDLDQEEKAKFGEFCSSENGKGREWFARYVSAQRCNSKCVSEPTFYRLVQSFAVVLFE encoded by the exons ATGGAAACCCCTGATGTTGCTGTAGCATCTCTGATTGACTTTGACAGCGAGCCATCCACCCTGGCACCCTCTGAGTCATCCCCTTCAAAACCTAGAGATGAAAGCAGTTCCCTGGGTGACGGGGCATCAGAGAGTGACACTACTGAGTCTGCAGATAGTGAGAATGATATGGGAGAATCCCCAACCCACCCGACCTGGGACCACTATCACCGCTCCTCATCCAATGAATCCTTCTCTTCCAACCAGAGTACAGAATCAGCCAAGGATGAGGAGGCTATGGGGCTTCGGGAATTTATGCGGAACTATGTTGAGAAGATCTTTTCTGGAGg AGAAGACTTGGACCAAGAAGAGAAAGCCAAGTTTGGAGAGTTCTGCAGCAGTGAAAATGGGAAAGGTCGGGAGTGGTTTGCCCGATATGTGAGTGCACAG CGTTGCAATTCCAAGTGTGTCTCTGAGCCGACTTTCTACCGTCTGGTGCAGTCCTTCGCTGTGGTGCTGTTTGAGTAA